Proteins encoded by one window of Paraburkholderia terrae:
- a CDS encoding CoA-acylating methylmalonate-semialdehyde dehydrogenase, which produces MSAIPSTLADRKVDTVKLLINGEFVESSATEWRDIVNPATQEVLARVPFATKAEVDAAIRSAHAAFATWKNTPIGARMRIMLKYQALIREHMPRIAKTLTAEQGKTLPDAEGDIFRGLEVVEHACSIGTLQQGEFAENVAGSVDTYTLRQPIGVCAGITPFNFPAMIPLWMFPMAIVCGNTFVLKPSEQDPLSTMQLVELAIEAGVPKGVLNVVHGGKEVVDGLCTHELVKAISFVGSTAVGTHVYNLGSQHGKRVQSMMGAKNHAVVLPDANREQTLNALVGAGFGAAGQRCMATSVVVLVGASKEWLPELVAKAKTLKVNAGHEAGTDIGPVVSRAAKERVLGLIDAGVKEGATLALDGRGVGVPGYEAGNFIGPTVFSDVSVEMDVYKTEIFGPVLCVMTVPTLDDAIALVNSNPMGNGVGLFTQSGAAARKFQSEIDVGQVGINIPIPVPVPFFSFTGSRGSKLGDLGPYGKQVVQFYTQTKTVTARWFDDATVSDGVNTTISLR; this is translated from the coding sequence ATGAGCGCAATTCCTTCGACTCTGGCTGACCGCAAGGTCGACACGGTCAAGCTGTTGATCAACGGTGAATTTGTCGAGTCGAGCGCGACCGAGTGGCGCGACATCGTGAATCCGGCGACGCAGGAAGTGCTGGCGCGCGTGCCGTTCGCGACGAAAGCGGAAGTGGACGCGGCGATCCGTTCCGCGCATGCCGCGTTTGCGACGTGGAAGAACACGCCGATTGGCGCGCGCATGCGGATCATGCTGAAGTACCAGGCGTTGATTCGCGAGCACATGCCGCGCATTGCGAAGACGTTGACGGCGGAGCAGGGCAAGACGTTGCCCGATGCCGAAGGCGACATTTTCCGTGGCCTCGAAGTGGTCGAGCATGCGTGTTCGATTGGCACGCTGCAGCAGGGCGAGTTCGCGGAGAACGTGGCGGGGAGTGTCGACACGTACACGCTGCGCCAGCCGATTGGCGTATGCGCGGGCATTACGCCGTTCAACTTCCCGGCGATGATTCCGCTGTGGATGTTCCCGATGGCGATCGTATGCGGCAACACATTCGTGCTGAAGCCATCGGAGCAGGACCCGCTATCGACGATGCAACTGGTTGAGTTGGCTATCGAAGCGGGCGTGCCGAAGGGTGTGTTGAACGTGGTGCATGGCGGGAAGGAAGTTGTCGATGGCTTGTGTACGCATGAGCTGGTGAAGGCGATTTCGTTTGTCGGATCGACGGCGGTGGGTACGCATGTGTACAACCTGGGCAGCCAGCACGGCAAGCGTGTGCAATCGATGATGGGCGCGAAGAATCACGCTGTCGTGTTGCCTGATGCGAACCGCGAGCAGACGCTGAATGCGCTGGTGGGTGCCGGTTTTGGCGCGGCGGGGCAGCGGTGTATGGCGACGTCGGTGGTGGTGCTGGTGGGGGCGTCGAAGGAGTGGTTACCCGAGCTTGTCGCGAAGGCGAAGACGTTGAAGGTGAATGCCGGTCATGAGGCTGGCACGGATATTGGGCCTGTGGTTTCGCGTGCTGCGAAGGAGCGTGTTCTTGGTCTGATCGACGCGGGCGTGAAGGAGGGTGCAACGCTTGCGCTGGATGGGCGGGGTGTTGGTGTGCCTGGCTACGAGGCGGGTAATTTCATCGGGCCGACGGTCTTTAGTGATGTTTCGGTTGAGATGGATGTCTATAAGACGGAGATCTTTGGGCCTGTGTTGTGTGTGATGACCGTGCCGACGCTGGATGATGCGATCGCGCTCGTGAATAGCAATCCAATGGGCAATGGTGTGGGGCTCTTTACGCAGAGCGGCGCGGCGGCGCGCAAGTTCCAGAGCGAGATCGATGTTGGGCAGGTTGGGATCAATATTCCTATTCCCGTGCCGGTGCCGTTTTTTAGTTTTACTGGGTCTCGTGGGTCGAAGCTTGGGGATCTTGGGCCTTACGGCAAGCAGGTTGTGCAGTTTTATACGCAGACTAAGACTGTCACCGCGAGATGGTTTGATGACGCCACTGTCAGTGATGGTGTGAATACGACCATTAGCCTTCGATAA
- the mmsB gene encoding 3-hydroxyisobutyrate dehydrogenase produces MKIGFIGLGNMGAPMALNLLKAGHALSVFDLNTQALETLKQAGARTAKTPKEASTDVEYVITMLPAAAHVRAVLTGEEGILAGIAKNVTIIDSSTIDPASVKAFADLATQNGNTFVDAPVSGGTGGATSGTLTFMVGSTAETYEQVKPILSAMGKNIVHCGDTSTGQVAKICNNLVLGITMAGVSEAMALGEKLGIDPQVLGKIINTSTGRCWSSDTYNPFPGVIDTAPSTRGYTGGFGTDLMLKDLGLATDAAKLARQPVYLGALAQQLYQTMSTNGAGKLDFSAVIKLYRKDGGAS; encoded by the coding sequence ATGAAAATCGGCTTCATAGGACTAGGCAACATGGGCGCGCCGATGGCGCTGAACCTGCTGAAAGCGGGCCACGCCCTAAGCGTTTTCGATCTGAACACGCAAGCGTTAGAAACCCTGAAACAAGCAGGCGCAAGAACAGCAAAAACCCCAAAAGAAGCCTCGACGGACGTCGAATACGTCATCACGATGCTCCCAGCGGCAGCGCATGTACGAGCAGTGCTAACAGGCGAAGAAGGCATCCTCGCGGGCATCGCGAAGAACGTAACGATCATCGACTCGAGCACGATCGACCCGGCCAGCGTAAAAGCCTTCGCCGACCTAGCGACACAAAACGGAAACACCTTCGTAGACGCGCCAGTCTCAGGCGGCACAGGCGGCGCCACATCCGGCACACTGACATTCATGGTCGGCAGCACCGCAGAAACCTACGAACAGGTGAAGCCAATCCTCTCAGCAATGGGCAAAAACATAGTCCACTGCGGCGATACCTCGACCGGCCAGGTCGCAAAGATCTGCAACAACCTGGTGCTGGGCATCACGATGGCAGGCGTGTCCGAAGCGATGGCACTCGGCGAAAAACTCGGCATCGACCCCCAGGTACTGGGCAAAATCATCAACACATCGACGGGCCGTTGCTGGAGCTCGGACACCTACAACCCGTTCCCCGGCGTCATCGACACCGCGCCGTCGACGCGCGGCTATACAGGCGGCTTCGGCACCGACCTGATGCTCAAGGACCTCGGACTCGCCACCGATGCCGCAAAGCTCGCGCGCCAACCTGTCTACCTCGGCGCGCTCGCGCAACAGCTCTATCAAACCATGAGCACGAACGGCGCCGGCAAGCTCGACTTCTCAGCGGTGATCAAGCTATATCGCAAGGACGGAGGCGCGTCATGA
- a CDS encoding enoyl-CoA hydratase has translation MIELDHAHDGSVAVLTLKRPPANAFTPEGLLQLQHTIERLNNDAQVRAIVITGDGPKFFSAGADLNTFADGNKEVARQAASRFGTAFETLQNARPVVIAAINGYAMGGGLECALACDIRIAEQHAVMALPETAVGLLPCGCGTQTLPWLVGEGWAKRIVLTGERVDAATALRIGLVEEVVEKGAAREFALQMAARVTALSPQAVTFSKELIQQARNGVPRTAALAVERERFVDLFDGADQREGVNAFLEKRAPKWQGAQSKESQR, from the coding sequence ATGATCGAACTCGACCACGCGCATGACGGCAGCGTCGCCGTGCTGACCCTGAAGCGCCCGCCAGCGAACGCATTCACACCGGAAGGGCTATTGCAGCTTCAGCACACCATCGAACGCCTGAACAACGACGCGCAAGTGCGCGCAATCGTCATCACGGGCGACGGCCCGAAGTTCTTCAGCGCGGGCGCCGATCTCAACACCTTCGCCGACGGCAACAAGGAAGTCGCGCGACAAGCAGCATCGCGCTTCGGCACGGCGTTCGAGACGCTGCAAAACGCGCGGCCCGTCGTGATCGCGGCGATCAACGGCTATGCAATGGGCGGCGGGCTCGAATGCGCGCTCGCGTGCGATATCCGCATTGCCGAGCAGCACGCGGTGATGGCGCTGCCGGAAACGGCCGTCGGCCTGCTGCCGTGCGGTTGCGGCACGCAGACGCTGCCGTGGCTCGTCGGCGAGGGCTGGGCGAAGCGCATCGTGCTGACGGGCGAACGCGTCGATGCGGCGACGGCGCTGCGCATCGGGCTCGTCGAAGAAGTGGTCGAGAAAGGCGCGGCGCGCGAATTCGCGCTGCAGATGGCGGCGCGCGTTACGGCCTTGAGCCCGCAGGCCGTCACGTTCAGCAAGGAACTGATCCAGCAGGCGCGCAACGGTGTGCCGCGCACGGCGGCGTTGGCCGTGGAGCGCGAGCGCTTCGTCGATCTGTTCGACGGCGCCGATCAGCGCGAGGGCGTCAACGCGTTCCTCGAAAAGCGCGCGCCGAAGTGGCAAGGCGCGCAATCGAAGGAGTCGCAGCGATGA
- a CDS encoding enoyl-CoA hydratase/isomerase family protein, with the protein MNAVLKEASMHEPDVLFRVVNRVAIVTLNRPAALNALSHEMVRELAVLIERCRTDSEIVAVVLRGAGAKGFCAGGDVRALYGMRQRNERNWQQFFIDEYRLDYALHTFPKPVVALLDGITMGGGMGLGQAARLRIVTERTKIAMPETRIGFLPDVGATRFLSVMPAEVELYVGLTGVTLSGAEALRFQLADLCVPSEWLDTFEERLLRIATADVAADELLRALRTVFEPPCNIVPHAGLGAFTQLILRHFDRRSGVERIVATLRQDLEREHSPQMGQREVRQWLQATHEALTSHSPTMLYVTRDALLRGRQMTLAECFRMELGIVTRAIEEGDFSEGVRAHLVDKDRKPRWAPATLAEVRPERVRHFLSSPWRAQAHPLADLGEEQALA; encoded by the coding sequence ATGAACGCCGTTCTCAAAGAGGCAAGCATGCACGAACCCGACGTGCTGTTTCGCGTCGTCAATCGCGTCGCGATCGTCACGCTGAACCGCCCGGCTGCGCTGAACGCGCTGTCGCACGAGATGGTGCGCGAACTGGCCGTGCTGATCGAGCGCTGCCGCACCGATAGCGAGATCGTCGCCGTGGTGCTGCGCGGCGCGGGCGCGAAAGGTTTCTGCGCAGGCGGCGACGTGCGCGCGCTGTACGGCATGCGGCAGCGCAACGAAAGGAACTGGCAGCAGTTCTTCATCGACGAATACCGGCTCGACTACGCGCTGCATACCTTCCCGAAGCCCGTTGTCGCGCTGCTGGACGGCATCACGATGGGCGGCGGCATGGGGCTTGGCCAGGCGGCGCGGCTGCGCATCGTCACCGAGCGCACGAAGATCGCCATGCCCGAGACGCGCATCGGCTTTTTGCCCGACGTCGGCGCGACGCGTTTTCTGAGCGTGATGCCCGCCGAGGTCGAACTGTACGTCGGACTGACGGGCGTGACGCTGTCGGGTGCGGAGGCATTGCGCTTCCAGCTGGCGGATCTGTGCGTGCCGTCCGAATGGCTCGATACGTTCGAGGAACGTCTGTTGCGCATCGCAACGGCCGACGTCGCCGCCGACGAGCTGCTGCGCGCCTTGCGCACCGTATTCGAGCCGCCGTGCAACATCGTCCCGCACGCGGGGCTCGGCGCGTTCACGCAGCTGATCCTGCGGCACTTCGACCGGCGCTCGGGCGTCGAGCGGATCGTCGCGACGCTGCGCCAGGATCTGGAGCGCGAGCATTCGCCCCAAATGGGCCAGCGCGAGGTGCGTCAGTGGCTGCAAGCGACGCATGAAGCGCTGACGTCGCATTCGCCGACCATGCTGTACGTCACGCGCGACGCGTTGCTGCGCGGCCGTCAGATGACGCTCGCCGAATGTTTCCGGATGGAATTGGGTATCGTCACGCGCGCGATCGAAGAGGGCGATTTCAGCGAAGGCGTGCGCGCGCATCTCGTCGACAAGGACCGCAAGCCGCGCTGGGCGCCCGCGACGCTGGCTGAAGTGCGGCCCGAGCGCGTGCGGCATTTCCTGTCGTCGCCGTGGCGCGCGCAGGCGCATCCTTTGGCTGATCTTGGCGAGGAGCAAGCGCTGGCGTGA